A single region of the Streptomyces sp. ITFR-16 genome encodes:
- a CDS encoding MBL fold metallo-hydrolase, giving the protein MLIAGFPAGAWGTNCYLVAPAAGEECVIIDPGHQATAGVEEALKKHRLKPVAVVLTHGHIDHVASVVPVCGAHDVPAWIHPEDRYMMSDPEKALGRSIGMPLMGELTVGEPDDVKELSDGARLLLAGMEFGVSHAPGHTKGSVTFRMPEAADVPQVLFSGDLLFAGSVGRTDLPGGDHAELLESLARVCLPLDDSTVVLSGHGPQTTIGRERATNPYLSGMAAPRRGM; this is encoded by the coding sequence GTGCTGATTGCCGGGTTCCCCGCCGGGGCCTGGGGGACCAACTGTTACCTGGTCGCCCCCGCCGCAGGCGAGGAGTGCGTGATCATCGACCCGGGCCACCAGGCCACCGCAGGGGTCGAGGAAGCGCTGAAGAAGCATCGGCTGAAGCCCGTCGCCGTCGTCCTCACCCACGGGCACATCGACCACGTCGCCTCGGTCGTCCCGGTGTGCGGCGCGCACGACGTCCCCGCCTGGATCCACCCCGAGGACCGGTACATGATGAGCGACCCGGAGAAGGCACTCGGCCGCTCCATCGGGATGCCGCTCATGGGCGAGCTGACGGTGGGGGAGCCGGACGACGTCAAGGAGCTGAGCGACGGCGCCCGGCTGCTGCTGGCGGGCATGGAGTTCGGCGTCTCGCATGCGCCCGGCCATACCAAGGGGTCGGTGACGTTCAGGATGCCCGAGGCCGCGGATGTCCCGCAGGTCCTCTTCTCGGGCGACCTGCTCTTCGCCGGCTCCGTCGGACGCACCGACCTGCCCGGCGGCGACCACGCCGAGCTCCTCGAGTCGCTGGCCCGTGTGTGCCTGCCGCTCGACGACTCGACCGTGGTGCTGTCCGGCCACGGCCCCCAGACGACCATCGGCCGCGAGCGCGCCACCAACCCGTATCTGAGCGGTATGGCCGCGCCCCGACGAGGAATGTGA
- the hisS gene encoding histidine--tRNA ligase — protein sequence MSTFKAPKGTYDLTPPDSAKYLAVREAISAPLKNSGYGYIETPGFEDVALFSRGVGESTDIVTKEMYTLTTKGGSELALRPEGTASVLRAALEANLHKLGNLPVKLWYSGSYYRYERPQKGRYRHFSQVGAEAIGAEDPVLDAELIILADQAYRALGLREFRILLNSLGDKECRPVYRDALQGFLRELDLDEETRRRIEINPLRVLDDKRPEVQRQLTGAPVLRDYLCDACKAYHEEVRDLLNEAGVVYEDDEKLVRGLDYYTRTTFEFVHDGLGSQSAVGGGGRYDGLSEMIGGPALPSVGWALGVDRTVLALEAEGIELELPSTTSVFAVPLGEEARRVLFGVVTQLRREGVAADFAFGGRGLKGAMKSANRSGARFTIVAGERDLAEGLVQLKDMESGEQSPVPLSEVAETVRTRLV from the coding sequence GTGAGCACCTTCAAGGCCCCCAAGGGCACGTACGACCTGACCCCGCCCGACTCCGCGAAGTACCTCGCGGTGCGCGAGGCGATCTCCGCTCCGCTGAAGAACTCCGGTTACGGATACATCGAGACGCCCGGCTTCGAGGACGTCGCCCTGTTCTCCCGCGGTGTCGGTGAGTCCACCGACATCGTGACCAAGGAGATGTACACCCTCACCACCAAGGGCGGCTCCGAGCTGGCGCTGCGCCCCGAGGGCACCGCGTCCGTCCTGCGCGCCGCCCTGGAGGCCAACCTCCACAAGCTCGGCAACCTCCCGGTCAAGCTCTGGTACTCCGGCTCGTACTACCGCTACGAGCGCCCGCAGAAGGGCCGCTACCGCCACTTCTCGCAGGTCGGTGCCGAGGCGATCGGCGCCGAGGACCCGGTCCTGGACGCCGAGCTGATCATCCTGGCCGACCAGGCGTACCGTGCCCTGGGCCTGCGCGAGTTCCGCATCCTGCTGAACTCGCTGGGCGACAAGGAGTGCCGCCCCGTCTACCGCGACGCGCTCCAGGGCTTCCTGCGCGAGCTGGACCTGGACGAGGAGACCCGCCGCCGCATCGAGATCAACCCGCTGCGGGTCCTCGACGACAAGCGCCCCGAGGTCCAGCGGCAGCTCACCGGAGCCCCGGTGCTGCGCGACTACCTGTGCGACGCCTGCAAGGCGTACCACGAGGAGGTCCGGGACCTGCTCAACGAGGCGGGGGTCGTCTACGAGGACGACGAGAAGCTCGTCCGCGGTCTCGACTACTACACCCGCACCACCTTCGAGTTCGTCCACGACGGACTCGGCTCCCAGTCGGCGGTGGGCGGCGGCGGCCGCTACGACGGCCTCTCCGAGATGATCGGCGGCCCGGCGCTCCCGTCGGTCGGCTGGGCCCTCGGCGTGGACCGCACCGTGCTCGCCCTGGAGGCGGAGGGCATCGAGCTCGAACTCCCCTCCACCACCAGCGTCTTCGCCGTCCCGCTCGGCGAGGAGGCGCGCCGGGTCCTGTTCGGCGTCGTCACACAGCTGCGCCGTGAGGGGGTGGCCGCGGACTTCGCGTTCGGGGGCCGCGGGCTCAAGGGCGCGATGAAGAGCGCCAACCGCTCGGGCGCCCGGTTCACGATCGTGGCCGGCGAACGCGATCTGGCCGAGGGGCTCGTCCAGCTCAAGGACATGGAGTCCGGCGAGCAGTCGCCCGTACCCCTGTCCGAGGTGGCCGAGACGGTGCGGACGCGCCTGGTGTGA
- a CDS encoding vitamin K epoxide reductase family protein: protein MTTAAVDHPSFDQDEDGGKRTTGGSRALALLLMITGAAGLLAAWVITIDKFKLLEDPGFVPGCSLNPVVACGNIMKSEQASAFGFPNPMLGLATYPVIIGIGLALLAGARFRDWYWLGMNAGTLFGVGFCTWLQYQSLYSIGSLCLWCCLAWVATIFMFCYITTHNIKHRIIPAPNWLRNGLTEFHWVPPVLWIGIIGMLILTRWWDFWTS from the coding sequence ATGACGACTGCAGCGGTTGACCATCCCTCCTTCGACCAGGACGAGGACGGCGGGAAGCGGACCACCGGCGGCAGTCGCGCGCTGGCACTGCTGCTGATGATCACGGGCGCTGCCGGACTCCTCGCCGCATGGGTCATCACGATCGACAAGTTCAAGCTGCTGGAGGACCCCGGCTTCGTCCCGGGCTGCAGCCTGAACCCGGTGGTGGCCTGCGGCAACATCATGAAGAGCGAGCAGGCGTCCGCCTTCGGCTTCCCCAACCCGATGCTGGGGCTCGCCACTTACCCCGTGATCATCGGCATCGGGCTGGCCCTGCTCGCCGGGGCCCGCTTCCGCGACTGGTACTGGCTCGGCATGAACGCCGGCACGCTGTTCGGCGTCGGTTTCTGCACCTGGCTGCAGTACCAGTCGCTCTACAGCATCGGCTCGCTCTGCCTGTGGTGCTGCCTGGCCTGGGTCGCCACGATCTTCATGTTCTGCTACATCACCACGCACAACATCAAGCACCGGATCATCCCGGCGCCGAACTGGCTGCGCAACGGCCTCACCGAGTTCCACTGGGTGCCCCCGGTGCTGTGGATCGGGATCATCGGCATGCTGATCCTGACCCGCTGGTGGGACTTCTGGACCAGCTGA
- a CDS encoding replication-associated recombination protein A has protein sequence MEPDLFTAAAEDRQEKDPSSSPLAVRMRPRTLDEVVGQQHLLKPGSPLRRLVGEGSGGPAGPSSVILWGPPGIGKTTLAYVVSKATNKRFVELSAITAGVKEVRAVIEGARRATGGYGKETVLFLDEIHRFSKAQQDSLLPAVENRWVTLIAATTENPYFSIISPLLSRSLLLTLESLTDDDLRGLLRRALTDERGLGGAVSLPEDAEEHLLRIAGGDARRALTALEAAAGAALSKHEEEITLLTLEETVDRAAVKYDRDGDQHYDVASALIKSIRGSDVDAALHYLARMIEAGEDPRFIARRLMISASEDIGLADPTALPTAVAAAQAVAMIGFPEAALTLSHATIALALAPKSNAATLAISAAQDDVRKGLAGPVPAHLRDGHYKGAAKLGHAQGYVYPHDVPGGIAAQQYAPDAVRDKRYYRPTRYGAEARYADVADRVRERLGRTGPEDAKGTTDTAETS, from the coding sequence GTGGAGCCCGACCTCTTTACCGCAGCAGCCGAAGACCGCCAGGAGAAGGACCCGTCCAGCAGCCCCCTCGCTGTCCGGATGCGTCCGCGTACCCTCGACGAGGTCGTCGGCCAGCAGCATCTGCTCAAGCCGGGCTCGCCGCTGCGCCGCCTCGTCGGCGAGGGGAGCGGGGGACCGGCCGGCCCCTCCTCGGTGATCCTCTGGGGCCCGCCCGGCATCGGGAAGACGACTCTGGCGTACGTGGTCAGCAAGGCCACCAACAAGCGCTTCGTCGAGCTCTCCGCGATCACCGCGGGCGTCAAGGAAGTGCGGGCCGTGATCGAGGGCGCCCGCCGCGCCACCGGCGGCTACGGCAAGGAGACCGTCCTCTTCCTGGACGAGATCCACCGCTTCTCCAAGGCCCAGCAGGACTCGCTGCTGCCGGCCGTGGAGAACCGCTGGGTGACGCTCATCGCCGCGACCACCGAGAACCCCTACTTCTCGATCATCTCCCCGCTGCTCTCGCGCTCCCTGCTGCTGACGCTGGAATCGCTCACCGACGACGACCTGCGCGGACTGCTGCGCCGGGCGCTGACCGACGAGCGCGGCCTCGGCGGCGCGGTGAGCCTGCCCGAGGACGCCGAGGAGCATCTGCTGCGCATCGCCGGCGGTGACGCCCGCCGGGCGCTGACGGCGCTGGAGGCCGCGGCGGGCGCCGCGCTCTCCAAGCACGAGGAGGAGATCACCCTCCTGACGCTGGAGGAGACCGTCGACCGGGCGGCCGTGAAGTACGACCGGGACGGCGACCAGCACTACGACGTGGCGAGCGCGCTGATCAAGTCGATCCGCGGCTCCGACGTGGACGCCGCACTGCACTACCTGGCCCGGATGATCGAGGCGGGGGAGGACCCCCGGTTCATCGCCCGGCGGCTGATGATCTCGGCCAGCGAGGACATCGGCCTTGCGGACCCCACGGCGCTGCCCACCGCGGTCGCGGCGGCCCAGGCCGTCGCGATGATCGGCTTCCCGGAGGCGGCGCTCACCCTCAGCCATGCCACGATCGCCCTGGCGCTGGCACCCAAGTCGAACGCGGCGACGCTGGCGATCTCCGCCGCCCAGGACGATGTGCGCAAGGGGCTGGCCGGCCCGGTCCCGGCCCATCTGCGCGACGGCCACTACAAGGGCGCGGCCAAGCTGGGCCACGCCCAGGGCTACGTCTACCCGCACGATGTGCCCGGCGGCATCGCCGCCCAGCAGTACGCCCCGGACGCCGTCCGCGACAAGCGGTACTACCGGCCCACCCGCTACGGCGCGGAGGCGCGCTACGCGGACGTGGCGGACCGGGTCAGGGAGCGGCTCGGCCGGACGGGCCCCGAGGACGCCAAGGGCACGACGGACACGGCGGAGACGTCCTAG
- a CDS encoding DUF2470 domain-containing protein — protein sequence MPSAAERTRTLVQSTCSAVLLIPGLESAGSDQLTPLSRSVGPDGDLFLEFPAASPAVRAATHAQDDDLSAVLEITDVAPVAVPHRIRGRARVSGWLTCVPGMAGPGRTLLRLETGEAYVDDLWGVEGVDAEDFRDALPDPLVDHEAELLQHLHAAHGEQLDTLCGLLGERAARVCAAQRPAVVPVALDRLGLRVRFCEPEGGSCFDARFEFPEPVRDVVELSYAMHRLFEAAAH from the coding sequence ATGCCGTCAGCAGCCGAGCGCACACGAACTCTCGTACAGAGTACCTGCTCGGCGGTACTGCTCATCCCCGGGCTCGAAAGCGCGGGCTCGGACCAGCTCACACCGCTCTCCCGCAGCGTCGGTCCGGACGGGGACCTGTTCCTCGAGTTCCCCGCCGCGTCCCCGGCCGTGCGGGCCGCGACACACGCCCAGGACGACGACCTGTCGGCCGTGCTGGAGATCACGGACGTCGCCCCCGTCGCCGTACCCCACCGTATCCGCGGCCGCGCCCGCGTGAGCGGCTGGCTGACCTGCGTGCCCGGCATGGCGGGCCCCGGCCGGACGCTGCTGCGGCTGGAGACGGGCGAGGCGTACGTCGACGACCTGTGGGGCGTGGAGGGCGTGGACGCGGAGGACTTCCGGGACGCGCTGCCCGACCCGCTCGTCGACCACGAGGCGGAGCTGCTCCAGCATCTGCACGCGGCCCACGGCGAGCAGCTGGACACGCTGTGCGGACTGCTCGGCGAGCGGGCCGCCCGGGTCTGCGCCGCGCAGCGCCCGGCCGTGGTGCCCGTGGCGCTGGACCGGCTCGGGCTGCGGGTGCGCTTCTGCGAGCCGGAGGGCGGCTCCTGCTTCGACGCGCGCTTCGAGTTCCCCGAGCCCGTGCGCGATGTCGTCGAGCTGAGCTACGCCATGCACAGGCTCTTCGAGGCGGCCGCGCACTGA
- the rpsD gene encoding 30S ribosomal protein S4 translates to MPNQSRPKVKKSRALGIALTPKAVKYFEARPYPPGEHGRGRKQNSDYKVRLLEKQRLRAQYDISERQMARAYDRAKKAEGKTGEALVVELERRLDALVLRSGIAKTIYQARQMVVHGHIEVNGGKVDKPSFRVRPDDIVMVRERSREKYPFQVAREGGYDTDGETPRYLQVNLKALAFRLDRDPNRKEIPVICDEQLVVEYYAR, encoded by the coding sequence GTGCCTAATCAGTCGCGTCCCAAGGTCAAGAAGAGCCGCGCGCTCGGCATCGCGCTGACGCCGAAGGCTGTCAAGTACTTCGAGGCCCGCCCCTACCCGCCGGGCGAGCACGGCCGTGGGCGCAAGCAGAACTCGGACTACAAGGTCCGTCTGCTCGAGAAGCAGCGTCTGCGCGCGCAGTACGACATCAGCGAGCGCCAGATGGCGCGCGCCTACGACCGCGCCAAGAAGGCCGAGGGCAAGACGGGCGAGGCGCTGGTCGTCGAGCTCGAGCGCCGCCTCGACGCGCTGGTCCTGCGTTCCGGTATCGCCAAGACGATCTACCAGGCCCGCCAGATGGTCGTCCACGGCCACATCGAGGTCAACGGTGGCAAGGTCGACAAGCCGTCGTTCCGTGTCCGTCCGGACGACATCGTCATGGTCCGCGAGCGCAGCCGCGAGAAGTACCCCTTCCAGGTGGCCCGCGAGGGTGGTTACGACACCGACGGTGAGACCCCGCGCTACCTGCAGGTGAACCTGAAGGCCCTGGCCTTCCGCCTGGACCGGGACCCGAACCGCAAGGAAATCCCCGTGATCTGCGACGAGCAGCTCGTCGTCGAGTACTACGCCCGCTGA